The DNA region AACAAAGTAATGATGAGCTCTTTGTCTTTTGCATAAGTACTGCCTTCTACAGACATATACTCTTGGTAGGCAGTGCTTTTAACGATGTTGTTGTAAATAATTTTTACATACTCTTCGTTCAAATACCAATTATCTAGCTTTCTCTTTTTAAGCTCAGCTTTTAAGGGCTCATTATGCACCAATTGCAGCAATAGCTTATTGTTAACGAACTTTGCCTGATCCGGAAAATTATCCGAAGCCGTAGCCAAATACTTTTTTGAAGAAATCCTTAATTGGTCCGACCCTCTTTGCTGAATCTCTATCATCAAGCTCAGCATTAAAAGATAAAGGGTATACATATTATCTATGCTAAACCGTAGAAATTTTTCTTGTTTCTCTAAAGATTCGTCTTTAGATTGGGTAATGGCATAAATACACTGCATTACTTTTACCCGTATATGTCTTCGTGTTAGCATTTTAAAGAACTTTTTTGGAATAGTATTGGTTTGACTTTCACGACGCAAAAATAAGAATAAAGCCCAAAAGACTACTATACTAAACGACGAAACACCAACAACATTTCACTTTAATCATTAAATACTCTTGCAAGGCCTTGTTTTTAAGCTTCTTGAAAGATTTAAAATATAAAAACTTACCGTAAATTTAACGTTTAAGATTCTCCATATAGATTTGATATTAATTTGTAGCAACACTACATCTTATAGTATTTATAACATATGGTTTATACCCAAACCCCTATCTTTGACCAATTAAATATAGCCTTAGTATATACCTTTCATGAAGGAACTTGCACACCTAAATAAGTACTTTAAAAAATATTGGTCTAAATTATTGATCGGGTTGTTCATAACAATTATTGCACGTGTGCTACAACTGGTTATGCCTAGATATGTAAAAGAATCGATTATGGTAATCGAAAATTTTATGGATGGGCAAGTGGAAGAATCGGCCGCTAAGGGCCTTCTCCTAGAGTACATTTTAATAATTGTAGGAGCTGCTCTGCTATCTGGCTTTTTCACCTTTCTCATGCGCCAGACCATAATCAATGTCTCTAGGTATATTGAGTATGACCTTAAAAATGAAATCTTTGACCATTATCAATTTCTAAGCCTAAATTTCTACAAGAAAAATAGAACAGGAGATTTAATGAATCGTATTAGTGAAGACGTAAATCAGGTTCGTATGTATGCTGGGCCCGCTTTAATGTACGGCATAAATACCATTACTTTATTCGCCTGCATAATTCCCATTATGTTTATGACCGCCCCAACATTAGCGGCATACACATTAATTCCTCTACCTATTCTATCTGTTCTTATCTATTATATAAGTAAGGTAATCCATGAGCGCAGCACTATTGTACAACAATACCTTTCTAACCTATCTACCTTTACACAAGAAATATTTTCCGGTGTTTCCGTTATTAAAGCATACGCCTTGGAACCACAGACCAATAGTGATTTGAGCGCTTTGGCGGTAGAAGGAAAAGATAAGAGTATGGATTTGGCCAAGGTGAACGCTTGGTTCTTTCCTCTAATGATATTACTTATAGGGATCAGTAACATTTTTGTTATCTACATTGGTGGAAAACAGTATATAAATGGAGAAATAGAATCTTCTGGTGTTATTGCCGAATTTGTACTTTATGTGAATATGCTTACTTGGCCTGTGGCAATTATTGGCTGGTTGACCTCCATCGTACAACGCGCTGAAGCCTCACAAAAACGTATAAACGAATTCTTGAACGAAACCCCGGATATTAGGAACACCGTTCTGGAAGAAACACCAGTTAAAGGGAAAATAGAATTTAAGAACGTAACCTTCACCTATGAGGATACTGAAATAACGGCCCTAAAAAACATCTCATTTACCATACACGAAGGGGAAACCGTTGCTATTCTAGGTAAGACCGGTTCTGGAAAATCAACCATTTTAGACCTGATCGCCAGATTGTATGACGTTACGTCCGGTGAAATATTAATAGATGGCACCCCAATAAAAGAGTTGAATATTGATAGTTTAAGGAAAGCCATTGGTGCCGTACCACAGGATGCCTTTTTATTCTCGGACTCCATTAAAAGCAATATAAAGTTCGGCAAGGAAAATGCTTCGGACGAAGAAGTTGTAGAAGCTGCAAAGAACGCAGTAGTACATGAAAACATAATGGGATTTCAAAAAGAATATGAAACCGTTCTGGGCGAAAGGGGAATTACACTCAGTGGAGGGCAAAAACAACGGGTATCCATAGCTAGGGCTTTGCTAAAAAAACCAGAAGTTTACCTGTTTGATGATTGCTTATCTGCCGTTGACACAGAAACCGAAGAGGAGATTTTAAACAACCTTAAAAAAGCCTCCAAAAACCGCACCACACTTATAGTTAGCCATAGGGTATCATCTGCAAAAAACGCCGATAAAGTATTGGTCTTATCCAATGGGGAACTTCTCCAAGAAGGTAACCACACTGATTTAAACAGTGTTGAAGGATATTACAAAGATTTGTACTACACGCAACTGTCAGAGAAAGAAAACTGAAAAATTGTTGCCGTATTGGCTTTTTTTTTACATTTTTGAAAGATTAACAACTATTAACTACACTATAAACGCGATGAACGAAAAAGATTCAATGGACCAGGAGGAAATTCATTCCAAAGTTTTACGGGCAGGTAGGCGCACGTATTTCTTTGATGTACGAAGTACCAAGGCAGGCGATTACTATCTAACCATTACCGAGAGTAAAAAATTTACTCATGACGATGGTTCTTTCCACTACAAAAAACATAAAATTTACCTGTATAAGGAAGATTTTGAAGCCTTTAAGGATAATGTATCGGAAATGATGAATTTTATTATTGAAGAGAAAGGCGCTGAAGTCATCTCTGAACGTCACCAAAAAGACTTTAAGAAAGAAGAGGAAGTAACAACAACTACCAACGGAGAATTAAAATCTACGGAAACCGGTAATTTTACCGATGTTAGTTTTGATGACATCTAAAAGCAAAAACTACTATAGTAAAACGGCCCTTTTCAGGGCCGTTTTTTATTTGCGAAAATTCTTCTTTTAGACCAAAATTTAATTATTCCGAACATACAGCCAATTGTAAAGAAATAAAGCCAGTATAACTATCAACCCAGTAGGGCTATTGCTTAACAACGCCACTACGGTAAATACCAACGCATAGTAAACAGGGTAAGCCAACAAGGCAAACCCAAAACGAAGGGTTCCCATAAATTCCGGTTCCCAAACTTTCGGTTTGGCCCATTTTCGCCATATTAGAAGTAACGGAAAGTTGATCAGTTCAAATACCGCTTTTGCCAATGAATGGAGTATACCCTTTTTCTTAACCACAGCATCAACATTTACAGATGTACTGAGCGTTTCTATAGTTTTATTTGTTTCAAACGGATTGAGGTAATCTGTATTCAAAGCATTTAATTGCCCTGAAATAGAGTTATAAGTACTCTCATCCTCTATATGGGTCGTTAAGTGCTTCAACCTATCCGAGACCATTCCTTTTACCATATTGACCGACCCTTGAACGTCATTGACATCATACAGGGTATTTACCACGATACTCTTATCAAAATAGATGGCCACCCGATCCGGAAAACCCGAGTTACTTCTATAATTAAGACCCACGGGAACAATATGAATATCCGTATCCGCCAATCTATCCACAGCATTGAAAAGAATACGGGTAAACCCCTTACTTAAAGGCCTCACACGACGTTTAATATTATGGTTAGCTTCCGGAAACATTACGATAGCATGTCCATTCCCAAAAATTTCGGCACATTGATCAAATACAGCTTGGTTGTTTTTTAAGGCCTCCCTCCCATCTCTAATTCTATAAATAGGAATCATTCTTAGATAGGCAAAAAACTTCTTTAGGCTAGGCTTCGTAAACACATCCGAACGTGTTAAGAAGAATGGTTTACGATTACAATCTACCGCAATCAATAACACATCTAACAGTGCACTTTGGTGGTTTGGTAAAAAAAGTACAGGCTTGTCCTTAGGTACATTATCCAGCCCTGAAACTTGTATTTTCCCGTAATAAAGATGTAATCCCGTCTTAATCCAGGTTTTCAATAATTGATAGCCTATATTCTTCAAGTCAGTGTTTCGGTTTTAATTGGTTTGTAACTCCAAAAAGCAGCAAGCGTAAGGCCGGATACTAAGTGCCAAATTCCCCAGAAAGCAGCCAATAAAGCCATTCCGCCAAGGCCATCAAAAAAGGAAAAAATTAAGAGCAAGCCCAGTCCAGAATTTTGGATACCCGTTTCTATGGTAATGGAACGTATATTTTTTGGCGACAAGCCCATACATTTGGCGAATGAAAATCCTGTTAAAAAAGCCAATATATTATGTAGGACAACAATCCAGAAAACATACATTACATAATCATAAAATACAACGCGGTTGTTATACAAGGCCAAAAATACCAATAGTATAAAAAAGACCAAGGAAACAACTTTAAGAACTTTACCCATTTTTTTTGCTAAACCAGGTTTTAGGTGATTTACCCATATACCTAAAACCAAAGGCAAACCCAACAATAGGGAAACCAACTGAATCATTTGCAAAGGAGATAAGGCTATTTCTTTTAAAATTTGATGGGTCGGTGGGTATAAACTTCCCCAAAATTGAAGATTTAAAGGTGTAAAAACAACGGCCAACAAGGTTGCCGCTGCCGTTAAACTTACTGACAAAGCCGTATTTCCACCCGCTAAATGCGAGATAAAATTGGAGACGTTTCCCCCAGGACAAGCCGCTACCATTATCATTCCCAAAGCTATACTAGGTATGGGCCTAATACACAAAACCAAGAGAAAAGTTAGAAGAGGTAATAGAATAAATTGAGTAAAAAGCCCCGTAAATATAGGC from Zobellia alginiliquefaciens includes:
- a CDS encoding ABC transporter ATP-binding protein is translated as MKELAHLNKYFKKYWSKLLIGLFITIIARVLQLVMPRYVKESIMVIENFMDGQVEESAAKGLLLEYILIIVGAALLSGFFTFLMRQTIINVSRYIEYDLKNEIFDHYQFLSLNFYKKNRTGDLMNRISEDVNQVRMYAGPALMYGINTITLFACIIPIMFMTAPTLAAYTLIPLPILSVLIYYISKVIHERSTIVQQYLSNLSTFTQEIFSGVSVIKAYALEPQTNSDLSALAVEGKDKSMDLAKVNAWFFPLMILLIGISNIFVIYIGGKQYINGEIESSGVIAEFVLYVNMLTWPVAIIGWLTSIVQRAEASQKRINEFLNETPDIRNTVLEETPVKGKIEFKNVTFTYEDTEITALKNISFTIHEGETVAILGKTGSGKSTILDLIARLYDVTSGEILIDGTPIKELNIDSLRKAIGAVPQDAFLFSDSIKSNIKFGKENASDEEVVEAAKNAVVHENIMGFQKEYETVLGERGITLSGGQKQRVSIARALLKKPEVYLFDDCLSAVDTETEEEILNNLKKASKNRTTLIVSHRVSSAKNADKVLVLSNGELLQEGNHTDLNSVEGYYKDLYYTQLSEKEN
- a CDS encoding PUR family DNA/RNA-binding protein, which codes for MNEKDSMDQEEIHSKVLRAGRRTYFFDVRSTKAGDYYLTITESKKFTHDDGSFHYKKHKIYLYKEDFEAFKDNVSEMMNFIIEEKGAEVISERHQKDFKKEEEVTTTTNGELKSTETGNFTDVSFDDI
- a CDS encoding 1-acyl-sn-glycerol-3-phosphate acyltransferase, which produces MKNIGYQLLKTWIKTGLHLYYGKIQVSGLDNVPKDKPVLFLPNHQSALLDVLLIAVDCNRKPFFLTRSDVFTKPSLKKFFAYLRMIPIYRIRDGREALKNNQAVFDQCAEIFGNGHAIVMFPEANHNIKRRVRPLSKGFTRILFNAVDRLADTDIHIVPVGLNYRSNSGFPDRVAIYFDKSIVVNTLYDVNDVQGSVNMVKGMVSDRLKHLTTHIEDESTYNSISGQLNALNTDYLNPFETNKTIETLSTSVNVDAVVKKKGILHSLAKAVFELINFPLLLIWRKWAKPKVWEPEFMGTLRFGFALLAYPVYYALVFTVVALLSNSPTGLIVILALFLYNWLYVRNN
- a CDS encoding bile acid:sodium symporter family protein, encoding MTENLLDSVSLNFDAQAQWVLNISLALVMFGIALDISIADFKGLLKNPKPIFTGLFTQFILLPLLTFLLVLCIRPIPSIALGMIMVAACPGGNVSNFISHLAGGNTALSVSLTAAATLLAVVFTPLNLQFWGSLYPPTHQILKEIALSPLQMIQLVSLLLGLPLVLGIWVNHLKPGLAKKMGKVLKVVSLVFFILLVFLALYNNRVVFYDYVMYVFWIVVLHNILAFLTGFSFAKCMGLSPKNIRSITIETGIQNSGLGLLLIFSFFDGLGGMALLAAFWGIWHLVSGLTLAAFWSYKPIKTETLT